The genomic segment TCTATCTGTGAAACTAAAGAGCTTTTGTATGCTTCAATCGAAAATGGCTTGACGATACCTGTAGTACCGAGAACAGATATTCCATCGATTATGCCTAACTTTTTGTTAAATGTTTTCTTCGAAACCTTTCCGCTTTCAGGGATGCTTATGACCACTTCAGCTCCTTTGTTAGGAGGTAGAACTTCTTTGATGGCCTCTTTTATCATCCTTCTTGGGGTAGTATTTATAGCTGGCTCACCAAGTGGCACTGGTAATCCTGGCTTCGTAACGATACCTATGCCCTTACCTCCCTTTATAACGATCTTGTCATCTTCTGATAGAGATACTTTAGCGAAAATCTCTAGACCGTCAGTGACGTCTGCATCATCTCCAGCGTCCTTTATGACGGAGGCTGTGACAGTATGATCGCTCATTCTCTTACACTCTTTCACTGGTACCTCTATACGTAGACCCAGAGGACTTGGGACGACAACTCTGTCAACGGGACCGCTCAATAAGGTTAGTACAGCAGCTTTGGCTGCTGCAGCGGCACAGGTACCTGTTGTAATTCCATACCTTAACATTTTTTGCATACTTAACACCTATAGAATCATACCTCCATATTCTTCAGTGGCGGACTATCCTCAGCGATAGAAAGCAAAGTGTTGGTTATGGCTACAGCTACGGCGCTTCCACCTTTTGGACCCCTAACGATTATTGATGGAACTGGTAAATTTAAAATTTCTTCCTTCGATCTTTCGGCACCGATAAAGCCTACAGGAGTAGCAATTATTAAAGCTGGGTTAATAGATTTACGTTTAACTGCATTTACAACTTCGAATACGGCTGTAGGCGAATTCCCAATCACTATCATACATCCGTCGGACGCTTCTTCTAAGAGGATACGCATAGCAGCTGTAGCCCTTGTAATCGACATGCGACTTGCCAAGTTTATTGATCGATCGTTATCGATATATGTGATAACTTTGCCGCCAAACCTCCTTAACTTCGCTTCATTTATCCCAACCTTAACCATCTTTACGTCAGTAATTATATCTGATCCCGCTTTGATATTATTTACACCTTCTTCGATGGCATTTCCATTGAATACCAACAATCTAGCGAATTCAGGATTTGCTGTGGCATGAACTACCCGTTCTATTATGGGAACATGAAGTTTAGGTACACTCTCTAAAACATCAGGAATTGATTGTCTTATAGTCTTTAAACTCGAACTCATAATTTTTAAACCTGCAATGTTGGAACCATTGATTTCATGCTTCGAATTCATCTTTTGAGGCGAAGTGTACTTTTTATCAAGTGCTTCTAGCGCCTTATCCTCTATTATTTCAGCTATTCTTTTATCAGGCCCTAAAGGTTCTCCATAAATGATTTCTATTTCTTTTGAAGGGAATTTATCGGTTTCTAAATTTGAATTTAATATAAATGGAATATCATCTTCTGTGTGTTTTCCTCGTGTCAGAAAAACGGGAATTACGACGACCTTCTTAGCTCCTTTGTCAATAACATTCTTTATTGCTTCTTGGAGTGAAGGTTTATTCCTCATCATGAAGCTAACTTCAACTATTTTGAATTTCTGCATTCCTTGCACAATTTTGGCTAACTTTTCTAAGGTATCTTTGCTGTGTGGAAGTTTGCTTCCATGACCGACAAGGACGAGTCCTACTTGATTCACATGCACTCCTCCTGTATTTCTGCAAGAGCTCTTAAAGCAACTTGATCTTCTAGATGAAGATCAAAATGATCTTTGCAGTAGTAATGGGTACATTTTTCACAATACCAATTACCTAAAGAAGAACAAGATGGACATCTTAGATTAAAAAGTTCAAATATCTTTTTCACACTCTGTTGATTATTATTAACTATCATGGGGCGCAATTTTTCCATGATAGGAACGAGAATCCGTTTTATTAACACGCAAGTTAAACTATCCACGATCTGTTTTTCTTCGTCATTACTGTATCTTAACATACCAAGGGCTTTTTTCAACTCTTTTTTACGCACTTTTTCG from the Candidatus Methylarchaceae archaeon HK02M2 genome contains:
- the cbiD gene encoding cobalt-precorrin-5B (C(1))-methyltransferase CbiD, with protein sequence MQKMLRYGITTGTCAAAAAKAAVLTLLSGPVDRVVVPSPLGLRIEVPVKECKRMSDHTVTASVIKDAGDDADVTDGLEIFAKVSLSEDDKIVIKGGKGIGIVTKPGLPVPLGEPAINTTPRRMIKEAIKEVLPPNKGAEVVISIPESGKVSKKTFNKKLGIIDGISVLGTTGIVKPFSIEAYKSSLVSQIDIAIAKEYKRIILVPGNIGEKLARKLLNVPNDGIVQTGDFIGFMLKKAVEKGLKEIMLFGHPGKLVKVAAGIFNTHHKSGDARKEVIAAYAGASGADTATIQAILQSNTTEEMIGILKQKKLLHVTFNKIAGEISQRSMERIENKAEINTILVALDGTVVGSHGKAEAN
- a CDS encoding precorrin-8X methylmutase, translated to MNQVGLVLVGHGSKLPHSKDTLEKLAKIVQGMQKFKIVEVSFMMRNKPSLQEAIKNVIDKGAKKVVVIPVFLTRGKHTEDDIPFILNSNLETDKFPSKEIEIIYGEPLGPDKRIAEIIEDKALEALDKKYTSPQKMNSKHEINGSNIAGLKIMSSSLKTIRQSIPDVLESVPKLHVPIIERVVHATANPEFARLLVFNGNAIEEGVNNIKAGSDIITDVKMVKVGINEAKLRRFGGKVITYIDNDRSINLASRMSITRATAAMRILLEEASDGCMIVIGNSPTAVFEVVNAVKRKSINPALIIATPVGFIGAERSKEEILNLPVPSIIVRGPKGGSAVAVAITNTLLSIAEDSPPLKNMEV